Part of the Cellulomonas sp. WB94 genome, AGCTGGTCGGACGTCCGTTCGAACAGCTGCGCGTCGAACCCGGCGCCGCCCATCACCACGAACGGCTCGCCGTCGAGGGAAGGGACGTCGATGCGCCGCAGGTGGGCGGCGCCGATGACCTCGGCCGCCGACTCGAGGTCCGTGGGGATGCCGAGGTTGCGTGCCAGCAGGTTGCCGGTGCCCGCCGGGAGCAGGCCGAGCGGTACGTCGCCGCCCGCCAGCGCCGCCGCGCAGGCGCGAACGGTGCCGTCCCCACCGCACGCGATCACGAGGTCCGCACCGGCGGCCAGCGCATCACCGCACTGACCGCGGCCGGGGTCCTCGGCCGTGGTCTCGAACCACAGCACGTCGTTGATGCCCGCCGACTCGAGCACACGCGCGATCTCGCGACGGGGGTCGGTACCGTCGCCGAACTTGCTGGGGTTGAACACCACGGCGGGGCGCACGGGATTCGTTGCCATCGTCAGCTGCCAGGCCTCTCGAGCGAAGGGTCGCTGCACCGTACCGCCTCGTTCCGGGCGCGGCGCGGCCAGCGCGAGCCGTGCGGCCGTTGCGGTGCCACGATGGTCCGATGCCCGCCACGAGACCCGCCGCCGCCACGCCGCCGACCACACCCCGCCGCACGGACCCGGATCACGTCGCGCACCTCCTGGCGGTGGACCGGGAGGAGACCCTCGGGCGACTCGCCCAGCTGGCCGCTGACTTCGATGAGCTCGTCGCCGCGACCTTGAGCTCCAACGACGACGACGAGCACGACCCGGAGGGCTCGACGCTGGCCTTCGAGCGGTCGCAGGTCGACGCACTCGCGCAGCAGGCGAAGCACCACCTGGCCGAGGTCGAGGCTGCCATGGCCCGGCTCGCGGACGGGACGTACGGCGTGTGCGAGTCCTGCGGTCAACCGATCCCGCCGGAACGCCTGGAGGCCCGACCGGTCGCCCGGAGCTGCATCGGCTGCGCGCGCACCTGATCCACCCTGCGGCGTCCGCGACCTGACTACCAGGGATCTCGGACCTCCCTGCCAGGACACTCCCAGACGGACCTGCCACCCTCCAGACCGACCACGAAGCGCTGTGTCTCGGGTGAAGGGTGACGTGGAGACGACTGTGAATGCCGACTCCATGTCGGCGATCCGCCTCGGCGGGCCGCCGGCGGGATGGGCGACCGCATTCGGACGGGCGGCCCAGAGGGCGCCCCTCACATTCTCCTTGCTCGTCACGTTCTGGGTGGTCGGTGCGAGCACCGGAAGCCTGCTGCGTGGCCCTCGTGGCCCCTTCCGGAGCACGGTGCTCCTCGAGGGCAGGCCCTCCCTGGGACACCCGCTGACGTGGATGGCGTCGTTCCTGTGGTCGACCAACCTCGACGGCTACGTCTGGGGCACCGTCGCGCTCCTCACGCTCGGGGTGTTCGTCGAGCAGCGCCTCGGCACGGCTCGGTATGCGCTCGCCCTCGTCGCGACGCACGTGCTCGCCGGCGCGACGCTGGCCGCGAGCTCGCTCGTCCTCAGCTGGCTCGAACCGTCGTGGACGCGCTCTTTCCTCGCGATCCACTACGGCGGGCCGACCGTCGGCGTCATCGGTTCGATCCTGGTGGCGAGCGCCTCGCTCCCGGTGCTGTGGAGGCGCCGGTTGCGCGCAGGCGGGCTGACGCTCTTCGCGACGATGGCACTCTTCGACGGCGGCGGCGTCGCGGTCCTTCTGGTTGCTGCCTCGGTCGCCGGCCTGCTCCTCGGACGTCTCCTGGTGCGGGCGGCCGCGCGGCCCAGCCCGGTGAGCTCGGTGCACGAGGCGCGCGTCCTGACGTCCGTGATCGTCGCGGCCACAGCTGTCGGCCCGCTGCTGGCCACCGTCACCCCGCACCCCACGGGGCCCTTCGCGGTGCTCGGCTACCTGGTCTCCGACGTCCACGGCTCAGCTCCCCGCGCCGTGCGAGAGCTGTGCGCCGAGGCTCCGACCTCCGCCGCCTGCGCGATCGGCCGCCTGAACCTGCACCCCGGCATCGGCGTGACCCTCATGGCCTGCCTGCCGGCACTGCTCCTGCTCCTCTCGGCCGCGGGGCTGCGGCGCGGCAGCCGGGGCGCGTGGGTCGCCGCGCTGTCACTCGAAGGCGTCCTCGCCGCAGTCGCGGTGGCGGACTACTTCCTGACGATCGCTGATGCCGGCAGCGTGGTCGCCACGTTGTCGTTGACCGACCAGCAGCCCGCACTGCTGCTCACCCATCTCGTGCTGCCCTGCGTCGTCCCGCTGACGGCGGCGGTCGGCGTCCTCCTGTTCGGCCGTGACCTGTTCACGGTGGGATCCCCCGCCGGGCACTACCGCCGACGTGGACTCCAGATGGCGGCGCTGCTGACGGTGTCGGCCGCTGTCTACGTGGCGGTCGGTCTCGCGGTCGGTGGGCAGTGGGTGACGGCACCGACGGCCTGGTCGCTCCTGACCGACTTCCCGCTGCGGCTCGCACCCGCCGGTATGGCGCTCGGCGCCCTGCCTGACCGCCTCCCGGCGGGGCCTGCGGCCCACGTCCTGTTCGACTGGATCGGCGTCGCGTTCTGGGCCGGCGTCTGTGTGCTCGTCTCGCGCGGTCGCCGCACCGGACCTGCCCAGACCGGCAGCCAGAACGCCGCGGCCCAGGCGATCCTCGTCGAGAACGGCGGGCCGTCGCTCGCGTGGATGGGCCTCTGGCGCGGCAACCAGTACTGGTTCAGCTCGACCGGCACCACCTACGTCGCGTACCGCGTGATCCAGGGCGTGGCGCTGACGATCGGCGACCCTGTCGGTCCGGACGCGGAGCGGGCGGCGGCCGTCGTCGAGTTCGCC contains:
- a CDS encoding TraR/DksA C4-type zinc finger protein encodes the protein MPATRPAAATPPTTPRRTDPDHVAHLLAVDREETLGRLAQLAADFDELVAATLSSNDDDEHDPEGSTLAFERSQVDALAQQAKHHLAEVEAAMARLADGTYGVCESCGQPIPPERLEARPVARSCIGCART
- a CDS encoding diacylglycerol kinase family protein, giving the protein MATNPVRPAVVFNPSKFGDGTDPRREIARVLESAGINDVLWFETTAEDPGRGQCGDALAAGADLVIACGGDGTVRACAAALAGGDVPLGLLPAGTGNLLARNLGIPTDLESAAEVIGAAHLRRIDVPSLDGEPFVVMGGAGFDAQLFERTSDQLKSRIGWAAYALAGARAMRDVERMRITLELDGRSEVVSGIGVVVGNVGTLTGGIILMPDAVPDDGMLDVAILTPRRWYQWIGLGVNVVIGRRPQPWQLQRRRAAEIVVRWPVQVPVEIDGDLRDPAEVLTFTMSARALDVCVPVDE
- a CDS encoding DUF2156 domain-containing protein, which translates into the protein METTVNADSMSAIRLGGPPAGWATAFGRAAQRAPLTFSLLVTFWVVGASTGSLLRGPRGPFRSTVLLEGRPSLGHPLTWMASFLWSTNLDGYVWGTVALLTLGVFVEQRLGTARYALALVATHVLAGATLAASSLVLSWLEPSWTRSFLAIHYGGPTVGVIGSILVASASLPVLWRRRLRAGGLTLFATMALFDGGGVAVLLVAASVAGLLLGRLLVRAAARPSPVSSVHEARVLTSVIVAATAVGPLLATVTPHPTGPFAVLGYLVSDVHGSAPRAVRELCAEAPTSAACAIGRLNLHPGIGVTLMACLPALLLLLSAAGLRRGSRGAWVAALSLEGVLAAVAVADYFLTIADAGSVVATLSLTDQQPALLLTHLVLPCVVPLTAAVGVLLFGRDLFTVGSPAGHYRRRGLQMAALLTVSAAVYVAVGLAVGGQWVTAPTAWSLLTDFPLRLAPAGMALGALPDRLPAGPAAHVLFDWIGVAFWAGVCVLVSRGRRTGPAQTGSQNAAAQAILVENGGPSLAWMGLWRGNQYWFSSTGTTYVAYRVIQGVALTIGDPVGPDAERAAAVVEFARYCESTGTAPCFYSATAGLEEVCRSAGWGSVQIAQETVLPLGSVVFTGKRFQDVRTALNRARREGMRTEWIDYRKAPISIVLQIQAISEEWVAQQQLPEMGFTLGGVDQLNDPHVRCSVVLDSAGSVHAVASWLPIYASGAVTGWTIDFMRRRTDGFRHGTELLIAQAALDFQAEGYSVLSLSGAPLARIDETAGPAGAAVARPDPLDRLLDLVGTRLEPVYGFRSLMRFKAKFQPELRPLYLIYADAAALPAIGRAVARAYVPDASLGMLLRLFNRLMLRSAHDAKARPAVLPAESSSTPDDAFTPDDPDAPGDRRPDPTDHATVRTATATRP